One Nicotiana tomentosiformis chromosome 4, ASM39032v3, whole genome shotgun sequence genomic window carries:
- the LOC104116888 gene encoding uncharacterized protein, with protein sequence MIVPNHSQMSTQVLQLLQQQDQVIIDNGVFQLRLTNPGGKIIGIQYNGIDNLLELNNPILNGGFWDLNWSEPGTAGTRGKFDEIEGNSFKVIVETEEQIELSFIRTWDPSLQGEHSPLTIDKRFIVLRDSPGFYSYAIYEHKEDMPAFNLNETRIAFMLSIEKFRYMVMADDRQRLMPHPKDRVPPRGKELAYPEAVLLVDPVEPEFKGEVDDKYQYSCENKDNKVHGFICLDPPVGFWQITPSNEFRTGGPIKQDLTSHVNPTTLAMFVSTHYGGQDFVIKFGSGEPWKKVFGPVFIYLNSVADKHDTLSLWNDAKERMHNEVGCWPYSFPSSEDFPKADQRGAIRGRLVVCDRYISKEYLSAKGAFVGLAPPGDAGSFQRECKGYQFWTNSNDEGHFSIKNVRPGEYNLYAWVPGFIGDYRYEKSIAVSAASEVDVGELVYEPPRSGPTLWEIGIPDRSAAEFYIPDPNPQYINKLYVNQPAHRFRQYGLWERYADLYPDQDLVYTVGSSDYRKDWFYAQVTRKVGDKAFEPTTWQIKFSLDSVDQTGNYTLRIALSSSTQSILEVRVNDSEANPPHFSSGLIGSDNAVARHGIHGLYWLFNVEVAAGQLLQGENIIYLKQAWSVSALHGIMYDYIRLEAPPLSATHY encoded by the exons GTGATAATAGATAATGGCGTATTCCAACTAAGATTGACAAATCCAGGAGGAAAAATAATTGGTATTCAATATAATGGGATTGACAATTTGCTGGAGCTCAACAACCCAATCTTGAATGGAGG ATTCTGGGACTTAAACTGGAGTGAACCTGGAACTGCTGGAACAAGAGGAAAATTTGATGA GATTGAAGGTAATAGTTTTAAAGTAATAGTTGAAACTGAAGAACAGATAGAGCTCTCATTTATTAGGACATGGGATCCTTCACTTCAGGGCGAGCATTCCCCGTTAACCATAGACAAAAG GTTCATAGTACTTCGGGATTCGCCTGGTTTTTACTCTTATGCTATTTATGAACACAAAGAGGATATGCCAGCATTCAACCTCAATGAAACCAGGATAGCTTTCATGCTCAGTATAGAAAA GTTTCGATACATGGTTATGGCAGATGATAGGCAAAGACTAATGCCTCACCCTAAAGATCGCGTACCTCCAAGAGGAAAGGAATTGGCGTATCCAGAAGCTGTCCTACTTGTCGATCCTGTGGAGCCAGAATTTAAAGGAGAA GTTGATGACAAGTATCAATATTCGTGTGAGAACAAAGATAACAAAGTCCATGGTTTCATTTGTTTAGACCCTCCAGTCGGATTTTGGCAAATAACTCCGAGCAATGAGTTCAGAACGGGTGGACCTATCAAACAGGATCTTACTTCCCATGTTAATCCGACCACCTTGGCT ATGTTCGTGAGCACTCATTATGGAGGGCAGGATTTCGTGATTAAATTTGGATCAGGTGAACCGTGGAAGAAAGTTTTTGGTCCTGTTTTTATATATCTCAATTCTGTAGCGGACAAACACGATACACTTTCCCTTTGGAATGATGCTAAAGAACGG ATGCACAATGAAGTCGGCTGTTGGCCTTACAGTTTCCCAAGTTCAGAAGATTTTCCAAAAGCTGACCAAAGGGGCGCCATCCGTGGTAGATTAGTAGTCTGTGACAG GTACATAAGCAAGGAGTATTTATCTGCAAAGGGTGCTTTTGTGGGGCTAGCTCCACCTGGAGATGCTGGATCATTTCAAAGAGAATGCAAG GGCTACCAATTCTGGACAAACTCAAATGATGAAGgccatttttcaataaaaaatgTTCGTCCCGGGGAGTATAACCTCTATGCTTGGGTACCTGGATTTATTGGAGATTATAGATATGAAAAATCCATAGCAGTTTCTGCAG CTTCTGAGGTTGATGTTGGTGAACTTGTGTATGAGCCTCCAAGAAGCGGTCCTACATTGTGGGAAATCGGTATTCCTGATCGCTCTGCTGCAGAATTCTACATTCCTGACCCTAATCCACAGTATATTAACAAACTTTACGTAAATCAACCAGCACACAG GTTTAGGCAGTATGGATTATGGGAGAGATATGCAGATTTATATCCAGATCAAGATTTGGTATATACAGTTGGAAGTAGTGACTATAGAAAAGATTGGTTCTATGCTCAAGTGACCAG AAAAGTGGGCGATAAGGCATTTGAACCTACAACCTGGCAAATTAAATTCAGTTTAGACAGCGTTGATCAGACTGGAAATTACACACTGCGAATTGCACTCTCATCTTCAACTCAATCGATATTGGAG GTAAGGGTGAATGATTCAGAAGCAAATCCACCCCATTTCTCAAGTGGATTGATTGGAAGTGACAATGCAGTTGCCAGACATGGAATCCACGGGCTATATTGGTTGTTCAATGTAGAGGTCGCAGCAGGACAACTCCTTCAAGGAGAGAATATCATATATCTCAAGCAAGCATGGAGTGTCAGTGCTTTGCATGGGATTATGTATGACTATATTCGTTTGGAAGCTCCTCCTCTTTCCGCCACGCACTATTAG